The Arachidicoccus terrestris genome includes the window TTTGACTCCGTCTTTCCCGTACCGTTACAAACATAATATTCGCGATACCGAAGCCCCCAACCAGCAGTGACAAACCTGCAATAGCCCATCCGCCCAAATTCAGGGAAGCAAAGACGGTATCAATCTGTTCTCTGAATAAGTTAATATCGTTTAAGGCAAAATTGTCGTCTTCTCTGGGGCTTAGCCTTCTGACTTGCCGCATTAGCCCTCTCAGTTCATCAATTAGTGCAGAATTAGGCACGCCTTCTTTGCCTTTAACAAAGATCTGCGGGCTTAATTTTTCTGCGTCATAAATGCTGGCAAAATAATTATAGGGGACGACAATACTCTCATCAAACTGAAAGATATTAATCATTTGTCCCTGCTTCTTAATCACGCCTATCACATTCACTTTTTTCCCGTCAATGCTGATTTTCTTCCCCACTGCCAGTTCCGGGCGTTTGAATAACTGCGTGGCCACCTCCTGCCCTATCACAGCTACCGCCATTCCTCTTTTAAACTCACTGGGATTCAGATACCTGCCAAATTCAATATCTACGGTCTGGACCATATTAAATTCCTCGGAAGTTCCATAGATATTGCCGCCGTAGGTATTGTCTTTATAAGTCAGATTACCATTAGTATTATTGAGATAATACATATGTTCAGCGTATCCGGTATGTTTCTTCAGAAATTCGAATTCATCATATTTGACTTCCGGCCGGTTAATGAATTTCCACCAGGGATAGTCGCTCGTGTTCAGAAACTCCCATTTACCGACCTGGACCGTGTTAGAACCCAGTTCATTCATATCCGATTGTACCTTCTGCTTGAGGCTGTTGACCAGCGCCAGCACCCCGATTATGCAAAAAATCCCAATGGTAATACCAAACAAAGAAAGGAAGGTCCTCAGTTTGTTCACCTTCAGTTCCTGAAGGGCCATCAGGAAACTATTCCATAAAATTCTTAATAATTTTTGCATAATCTTCACCCCAAACCTACTGCAAAATTCCTTGTACCAGTCAAATTTAGCCAAATTTTGGATGGATGGATGATAACAAGGTTATTTGGTCTGCAACCAGATTTTTTTTCAATATTTTTTTGGTTGTAATTATTATTAGATTACTTTTGCATCCCGCTAACGAAAGAAAGCGGAATCGGGGCGTAGCGTAGCCCGGTCATCGCGCCTGGTTTGGGACCAGGAGGTCGCAAGTTCGAATCTTGCCGCCCCGACTTAACGGGATAAAGTAAAATATACTTTGTCCCGTTTTTGTTTTCTGCCATTTTTAGCATGTGTAGTGGATCACTGCATAACTAAGACCTCTAAAGTAAATTCCAAAAATTTAAACACCCTGGGTTGCTATTGAGATTCCGTTAGTCTAGCTGTTTTGTATTTTCTTAATAGCTCTCACAGGACAATGCCTTATCAATATAAATTATTCCGTCAAAAATTTTATGCCAATAAGATGTCAGATAATAACCTAATAACTTACTTCGGTATTTTGCTTTACCTAATGGGTTTATCGCTTTTATAGGTTGCAAGTTGACGAAACTATATTTAATACCTTGTTTATGAATCCAGTCTTCTAAACTATTCCGTTTCTTGAGTATGATACCTTCAGAACCTAATCCATAGTATGAAGTTAAACCAATAACATATGTTTTATTTCTAAAAACAGAGTCACGATCTAACAATAACCCCATGGAAAAAAGGCTTTCTCATATCTTTATTGAGGCCTTCATCCGAATTTTTAGAAACATGCATATTGTGTGCCCAAACGATAATTTTTTTTCCGCGTATTTATGTAATAAAAGCCATTTCAAGTTATCTGCCATCATTTGGTCTCTTATCTTATCTGCATGATAAGTCCACCTTTTATTATCTAACTGATAATATGCCAGTTGTTGAAGAGCGAAGCGATTGATGCATTTTACGACCCTTCCGTAGAAGCTACTTCCTTTACCAGCTAGCTGATCTAAAATAGTATTCGAATAGTCAACTACTTTCTTAAAATCACTAGTATCCTTTTTTTTAAGATTAATGATAGTATCACATAATGATATAAATTCAGCATATTGACCGGTCTTTGCAAATTGTATATTCTGGCTGTCCAAATATCGCTTCAGTGTCTTACGTAAGTACTTCTGAGAGTAGACAGATGCCAATTGGCTGTCGAATCCCGTTACAAATAGTGGATTAGATGTTGTCTCTTTAGCTTTTATATACTTAAACAAAGGAGCACAAGCTTCACACATTATCCACATTGGAAATATCGATAATCTACGGACTGAATCGCCTGGTATAGCAGAAAAACCAAGGTCTTCTGGTTCATTATTAAGCCCAAAAAAATCACTTTCGAATGCTATAACGGTGAAACCCTTCTTTTCATATAAGTATCTAATAATTCTGGCTTTGGCTTCAAAATCGGATCCATTTCTATGTGACGATTCGCCTAGCATGACAATTCTTTTATCTCCTATTGCACTTCCAAGGCTATCTAAATCTTGAAAATTCTCGTTATCAAAATCAAAATTGGTAATTACGTTCTCGTGACTTGTTATATAACTTTTAATGTCATCTTGACTGAACACATTGCTTAAAAAACATGTAATTAATATTGTCGCAATTGTAATGGTTCTAAACATCAATTAAATTTTGTGCTCTCCCCCTGTAAGTATTTTTAAATCAAAAAAAATTAGTTTTTTTATTGTTTAAATAAAAGTAGAACATTTGACTAATAGTAAAGTAACAAGCCCCCTAAACCTTATTAAAACGTTAACAGCCAATCTTGTGCCTAAAAGCGCGAACACTATAAACAAACACTAATTATACAGCAGCAAATTGTAATGCTCGTTATACGTATAACTGGACAAACATTCATATTCCTTCACTCAAGACAAATAGCACGCATACGGGAATTAAGGCATTAAAATCATTGACGGCCACA containing:
- a CDS encoding ABC transporter permease, encoding MQKLLRILWNSFLMALQELKVNKLRTFLSLFGITIGIFCIIGVLALVNSLKQKVQSDMNELGSNTVQVGKWEFLNTSDYPWWKFINRPEVKYDEFEFLKKHTGYAEHMYYLNNTNGNLTYKDNTYGGNIYGTSEEFNMVQTVDIEFGRYLNPSEFKRGMAVAVIGQEVATQLFKRPELAVGKKISIDGKKVNVIGVIKKQGQMINIFQFDESIVVPYNYFASIYDAEKLSPQIFVKGKEGVPNSALIDELRGLMRQVRRLSPREDDNFALNDINLFREQIDTVFASLNLGGWAIAGLSLLVGGFGIANIMFVTVRERRSQIGLKKAIGAKSRTIMTEFLIESAFLCIIGGLIGLFLVWILTLVLGPILPFPIGIAGSIIVLAFSICICLGVLSGIIPATIAARLNPVVAIRSN
- a CDS encoding erythromycin esterase family protein gives rise to the protein MFRTITIATILITCFLSNVFSQDDIKSYITSHENVITNFDFDNENFQDLDSLGSAIGDKRIVMLGESSHRNGSDFEAKARIIRYLYEKKGFTVIAFESDFFGLNNEPEDLGFSAIPGDSVRRLSIFPMWIMCEACAPLFKYIKAKETTSNPLFVTGFDSQLASVYSQKYLRKTLKRYLDSQNIQFAKTGQYAEFISLCDTIINLKKKDTSDFKKVVDYSNTILDQLAGKGSSFYGRVVKCINRFALQQLAYYQLDNKRWTYHADKIRDQMMADNLKWLLLHKYAEKKLSFGHTICMFLKIRMKASIKI